A genomic window from Salvelinus sp. IW2-2015 linkage group LG13, ASM291031v2, whole genome shotgun sequence includes:
- the LOC111972146 gene encoding ER degradation-enhancing alpha-mannosidase-like protein 3 isoform X6 has translation MSTLLLLLLLSNLCRLGQSMSREEKLKLRNQVVEMFDHAYSNYMDHAYPADELMPLTCRGRVRGLEPSRGDVDDALGKFSLTLIDTLDTLVLLNKTTEFEEAVRRVLTDVRLDNDIVVSVFETNIRVLGGLLGGHSMAVMLKDTGYHMQWYQDELLHMAKDVGLRLLPAFNTSSGLPYPRVNLKHGIRGPESRTGTETDTCTACAGTIILEFAALSRFTGDPVFEVHARRALDFLWEKRQRNSNLVGTTINIHSGEWVRRDSGVGAGIDSYYEYLLKAYILLGDDLFLQRFNIHYASIMKYISQPPLLLDVHIHKPLLPARTWMDSLLAFFPGLQVLKGDIRPAIETHEMLYQVTKKHNFLPEAFTTDFRVHWAQHPLRPEFAESTYFLYKATKDPYYLEVGRTVLDNLNRFARVPCGFAAMKDVRTGSHEDRMDSFFLAEMFKYLFLLFAEEEDLTFNVEDYIFTTEAHLLPLSLSTAPHAPSPPANTTNLRDPIRSAVDKSCPRPAIHREPGMGRPPLKAQDFMANNPDHLELLRRMGVSLIHLKDGRVQLVQHATQAVSAVAAEDGMRFMQEMMELSSQQQKEQLPPRAVQIISHPFFGRVVLTAGPAQFGTDLSKSITGVRGFVTVAEPYSGCAELSNAAFVQGRIALLQRGQCMFAEKARHIMKAGAIGGIVIDDNEGSSSDTAPLFQMAGDGRNTDDVTLPLLFLFYKEGNILLEALKEYREVEVLLSDKARDRAASIFKGKPLPGILLESRMDVQEEKEDCSTDQTSPVPAATLDQSHVRTMEQDESAPHNEEVTPEEDVGPAIKRNPEPEEEPEVDKDSSRKSVEAMMADWREDLEAFQQMEDEL, from the exons GACCATGCGTACCCAGCAGATGAGCTGATGCCTCTGACGTGTCGGGGGAGGGTGCGTGGGCTGGAGCCCAGTCGGGGAGACGTGGACGACGCACTGGGGAA GTTCTCTCTCACCCTCATCGATACCTTGGACACTCTAGTG CTCTTAAACAAGACGACAGAGTTTGAAGAAGCAGTGCGGAGAGTGTTGACAGATGTGCGACTGGACAATGACATCGTGGTGTCTGTCTTTGAGACCAACATCCGTGTGCTGGG AGGGCTGCTAGGGGGCCACTCCATGGCGGTGATGCTGAAGGATACAGGGTATCACATGCAGTGGTACCAGGATGAGCTGCTCCACATGGCCAAAGACGTGGGTCTCAGACTCCTGCCTGCCTTCAACACCAGCAGTGGCCTGCCTTACCCCAGG GTAAACTTGAAGCATGGCATCAGGGGTCCTGAGAGTCGGACGGGCACAGAGACGGACACCTGCACAGCTTGTGCTGGCACAATTATCCTGGAGTTCGCTGCCTTGAGTCGCTTCACTGGGGACCCTGTGTTTGAG GTCCATGCACGGAGAGCCCTCGACTTCCTGTGGGAGAAGAGGCAGAGGAATAGCAACCTGGTGGGAACAACCATCAACATCCACTCAGGAGAGTGGGTCcgcaggg ACAGCGGAGTGGGAGCAGGGATTGACTCGTATTATGAGTACCTGCTGAAGGCCTATATTCTCCTGGGAGATGACCTGTTTCTGCAGCGCTTCAACATT CACTATGCGTCTATAATGAAGTACATCAGCCAGCCTCCTCTCCTGCTGGACGTTCACATCCACAAGCCTCTGCTGCCTGCTCGCACCTGGATGGACTCCCTCCTGGCCTTCTTCCCTGGGCTGCAG GTGTTGAAGGGAGATATCCGGCCGGCCATTGAGACCCATGAGATGCTGTATCAAGTCACCAAGAAACACAACTTCCTCCCAGAG GCATTCACCACTGATTTCAGGGTACATTGGGCTCAGCATCCACTAAGACCTGAGTTTGCAGAGAGCACTTATTTCCTATACAAG GCTACCAAAGACCCCTACTACCTGGAGGTAGGCCGCACAGTGCTGGACAACCTGAACCGATTTGCCCGGGTCCCCTGTGGCTTTGCTGCCATGAAGGACGTGCGCACCGGGAGCCACGAGGACCG AATGGACTCTTTCTTCTTGGCAGAGATGTTCAAGTACCTGTTCCTTCTGTTTGCGGAAGAGGAAGATCTGACGTTTAATGTTGAGGATTATATCTTCACCACCGAGGCACACCTTCTGCCCCTGTCCCTGTCCACTGCTCCTCACGCCCCCTCTCCTCCCGCCAACACCACG AACCTCCGAGATCCAATCAGGAGTGCTGTGGACAAGAGTTGTCCCCGTCCTGCCATTCACCG TGAGCCGGGGATGGGTCGCCCacctctgaaggctcaggacttCATGGCCAACAACCCTGATCACCTGGAGCTGCTGAGGAGGATGGGAGTCAGCCTTATTCACCTTAAAGACGGCAGAGTGCAGCTGGTCCAACACGCTACACAG GCGGTCAGTGCTGTGGCAGCAGAGGACGGGATGCGCTTCATGCAGGAGATGATGGAGCTGTCCAGCCAGCAGCAGAAGGAGCAGCTCCCTCCGCGCGCCGTACAGATCATCTCACACCCCTTCTTCGGCAGAGTGGTGCTGACCGCTGGCCCAGCACAGTTTGGCACAGACCTTTCCAAGAGCATCACGGGG GTTCGTGGGTTTGTGACAGTGGCTGAACCCTACAGTGGCTGTGCGGAACTGAGCAACGCTGCCTTTGTACAGGGCCGCATTGCTCTGCTGCAGCGGGGCCAATGTATGTTTGCTGAGAAGGCCAGACACATCATGAAGGCTGGGGCCATCGGAGGCATCGTCATCG aTGACAACGAGGGTAGCAGCAGTGACACTGCTCCCCTCTTCCAGATGGCCGGCGACGGCCGCAACACAGACGACGTCACTttgcccctcctcttcctcttctacaAGGAAGGCAACATCCTGTTGGAGGCTCTCAAGGAGTACAGGGAGGTGGAGGTGCTGCTGAGCGACAAGGCCAGAGACAGAG CAGCCTCTATATTCAAAGGTAAACCTCTCCCTGGCATCCTGCTGGAAAGCA GGATGGATGttcaggaggagaaggaagattgTTCAACAGACCAAACTTCACCTGTCCCTGCAGCAACTCTCGACCAGTCACACGTGAGGACTATGGAGCAGGATGAATCAGCTCCCCACAATGAGGAAGTGACTCCTGAGGAAGATGTGGGACCTGCCATTAAGAGGAACCCTGAGCCAGAGGAGGAGCCTGAGGTTGACAAGGACTCTAGCAGAAAATCAGTGGAAGCCATGATGGCTGATTGGCGAGAGGACTTAGAAGCGTTTCAGCAGATGGAGGATGAGCTTTGA
- the LOC111972146 gene encoding ER degradation-enhancing alpha-mannosidase-like protein 3 isoform X2 produces MSTLLLLLLLSNLCRLGQSMSREEKLKLRNQVVEMFDHAYSNYMDHAYPADELMPLTCRGRVRGLEPSRGDVDDALGKFSLTLIDTLDTLVLLNKTTEFEEAVRRVLTDVRLDNDIVVSVFETNIRVLGGLLGGHSMAVMLKDTGYHMQWYQDELLHMAKDVGLRLLPAFNTSSGLPYPRVNLKHGIRGPESRTGTETDTCTACAGTIILEFAALSRFTGDPVFEVHARRALDFLWEKRQRNSNLVGTTINIHSGEWVRRDSGVGAGIDSYYEYLLKAYILLGDDLFLQRFNIHYASIMKYISQPPLLLDVHIHKPLLPARTWMDSLLAFFPGLQVLKGDIRPAIETHEMLYQVTKKHNFLPEAFTTDFRVHWAQHPLRPEFAESTYFLYKATKDPYYLEVGRTVLDNLNRFARVPCGFAAMKDVRTGSHEDRMDSFFLAEMFKYLFLLFAEEEDLTFNVEDYIFTTEAHLLPLSLSTAPHAPSPPANTTVQAPSLPHLSAYVKSLWSEEELDDSNFDWTCPNTRLLFPDPAFPQNLRDPIRSAVDKSCPRPAIHREPGMGRPPLKAQDFMANNPDHLELLRRMGVSLIHLKDGRVQLVQHATQAVSAVAAEDGMRFMQEMMELSSQQQKEQLPPRAVQIISHPFFGRVVLTAGPAQFGTDLSKSITGVRGFVTVAEPYSGCAELSNAAFVQGRIALLQRGQCMFAEKARHIMKAGAIGGIVIDDNEGSSSDTAPLFQMAGDGRNTDDVTLPLLFLFYKEGNILLEALKEYREVEVLLSDKARDRASIFKGKPLPGILLESRMDVQEEKEDCSTDQTSPVPAATLDQSHVRTMEQDESAPHNEEVTPEEDVGPAIKRNPEPEEEPEVDKDSSRKSVEAMMADWREDLEAFQQMEDEL; encoded by the exons GACCATGCGTACCCAGCAGATGAGCTGATGCCTCTGACGTGTCGGGGGAGGGTGCGTGGGCTGGAGCCCAGTCGGGGAGACGTGGACGACGCACTGGGGAA GTTCTCTCTCACCCTCATCGATACCTTGGACACTCTAGTG CTCTTAAACAAGACGACAGAGTTTGAAGAAGCAGTGCGGAGAGTGTTGACAGATGTGCGACTGGACAATGACATCGTGGTGTCTGTCTTTGAGACCAACATCCGTGTGCTGGG AGGGCTGCTAGGGGGCCACTCCATGGCGGTGATGCTGAAGGATACAGGGTATCACATGCAGTGGTACCAGGATGAGCTGCTCCACATGGCCAAAGACGTGGGTCTCAGACTCCTGCCTGCCTTCAACACCAGCAGTGGCCTGCCTTACCCCAGG GTAAACTTGAAGCATGGCATCAGGGGTCCTGAGAGTCGGACGGGCACAGAGACGGACACCTGCACAGCTTGTGCTGGCACAATTATCCTGGAGTTCGCTGCCTTGAGTCGCTTCACTGGGGACCCTGTGTTTGAG GTCCATGCACGGAGAGCCCTCGACTTCCTGTGGGAGAAGAGGCAGAGGAATAGCAACCTGGTGGGAACAACCATCAACATCCACTCAGGAGAGTGGGTCcgcaggg ACAGCGGAGTGGGAGCAGGGATTGACTCGTATTATGAGTACCTGCTGAAGGCCTATATTCTCCTGGGAGATGACCTGTTTCTGCAGCGCTTCAACATT CACTATGCGTCTATAATGAAGTACATCAGCCAGCCTCCTCTCCTGCTGGACGTTCACATCCACAAGCCTCTGCTGCCTGCTCGCACCTGGATGGACTCCCTCCTGGCCTTCTTCCCTGGGCTGCAG GTGTTGAAGGGAGATATCCGGCCGGCCATTGAGACCCATGAGATGCTGTATCAAGTCACCAAGAAACACAACTTCCTCCCAGAG GCATTCACCACTGATTTCAGGGTACATTGGGCTCAGCATCCACTAAGACCTGAGTTTGCAGAGAGCACTTATTTCCTATACAAG GCTACCAAAGACCCCTACTACCTGGAGGTAGGCCGCACAGTGCTGGACAACCTGAACCGATTTGCCCGGGTCCCCTGTGGCTTTGCTGCCATGAAGGACGTGCGCACCGGGAGCCACGAGGACCG AATGGACTCTTTCTTCTTGGCAGAGATGTTCAAGTACCTGTTCCTTCTGTTTGCGGAAGAGGAAGATCTGACGTTTAATGTTGAGGATTATATCTTCACCACCGAGGCACACCTTCTGCCCCTGTCCCTGTCCACTGCTCCTCACGCCCCCTCTCCTCCCGCCAACACCACGGTACAGGCTCCATCTCTGCCTCATCTCTCCGCCTATGTCAAATCTCTTTGG TCAGAGGAGGAGTTGGATGACTCTAACTTTGATTGGACCTGCCCCAACACACGCCTCCTTTTCCCCGACCCCGCCTTTCCACAGAACCTCCGAGATCCAATCAGGAGTGCTGTGGACAAGAGTTGTCCCCGTCCTGCCATTCACCG TGAGCCGGGGATGGGTCGCCCacctctgaaggctcaggacttCATGGCCAACAACCCTGATCACCTGGAGCTGCTGAGGAGGATGGGAGTCAGCCTTATTCACCTTAAAGACGGCAGAGTGCAGCTGGTCCAACACGCTACACAG GCGGTCAGTGCTGTGGCAGCAGAGGACGGGATGCGCTTCATGCAGGAGATGATGGAGCTGTCCAGCCAGCAGCAGAAGGAGCAGCTCCCTCCGCGCGCCGTACAGATCATCTCACACCCCTTCTTCGGCAGAGTGGTGCTGACCGCTGGCCCAGCACAGTTTGGCACAGACCTTTCCAAGAGCATCACGGGG GTTCGTGGGTTTGTGACAGTGGCTGAACCCTACAGTGGCTGTGCGGAACTGAGCAACGCTGCCTTTGTACAGGGCCGCATTGCTCTGCTGCAGCGGGGCCAATGTATGTTTGCTGAGAAGGCCAGACACATCATGAAGGCTGGGGCCATCGGAGGCATCGTCATCG aTGACAACGAGGGTAGCAGCAGTGACACTGCTCCCCTCTTCCAGATGGCCGGCGACGGCCGCAACACAGACGACGTCACTttgcccctcctcttcctcttctacaAGGAAGGCAACATCCTGTTGGAGGCTCTCAAGGAGTACAGGGAGGTGGAGGTGCTGCTGAGCGACAAGGCCAGAGACAGAG CCTCTATATTCAAAGGTAAACCTCTCCCTGGCATCCTGCTGGAAAGCA GGATGGATGttcaggaggagaaggaagattgTTCAACAGACCAAACTTCACCTGTCCCTGCAGCAACTCTCGACCAGTCACACGTGAGGACTATGGAGCAGGATGAATCAGCTCCCCACAATGAGGAAGTGACTCCTGAGGAAGATGTGGGACCTGCCATTAAGAGGAACCCTGAGCCAGAGGAGGAGCCTGAGGTTGACAAGGACTCTAGCAGAAAATCAGTGGAAGCCATGATGGCTGATTGGCGAGAGGACTTAGAAGCGTTTCAGCAGATGGAGGATGAGCTTTGA
- the LOC111972146 gene encoding ER degradation-enhancing alpha-mannosidase-like protein 3 isoform X5 — protein MSTLLLLLLLSNLCRLGQSMSREEKLKLRNQVVEMFDHAYSNYMDHAYPADELMPLTCRGRVRGLEPSRGDVDDALGKFSLTLIDTLDTLVLLNKTTEFEEAVRRVLTDVRLDNDIVVSVFETNIRVLGGLLGGHSMAVMLKDTGYHMQWYQDELLHMAKDVGLRLLPAFNTSSGLPYPRVNLKHGIRGPESRTGTETDTCTACAGTIILEFAALSRFTGDPVFEVHARRALDFLWEKRQRNSNLVGTTINIHSGEWVRRDSGVGAGIDSYYEYLLKAYILLGDDLFLQRFNIHYASIMKYISQPPLLLDVHIHKPLLPARTWMDSLLAFFPGLQVLKGDIRPAIETHEMLYQVTKKHNFLPEAFTTDFRVHWAQHPLRPEFAESTYFLYKATKDPYYLEVGRTVLDNLNRFARVPCGFAAMKDVRTGSHEDRMDSFFLAEMFKYLFLLFAEEEDLTFNVEDYIFTTEAHLLPLSLSTAPHAPSPPANTTVQAPSLPHLSAYVKSLWNLRDPIRSAVDKSCPRPAIHREPGMGRPPLKAQDFMANNPDHLELLRRMGVSLIHLKDGRVQLVQHATQAVSAVAAEDGMRFMQEMMELSSQQQKEQLPPRAVQIISHPFFGRVVLTAGPAQFGTDLSKSITGVRGFVTVAEPYSGCAELSNAAFVQGRIALLQRGQCMFAEKARHIMKAGAIGGIVIDDNEGSSSDTAPLFQMAGDGRNTDDVTLPLLFLFYKEGNILLEALKEYREVEVLLSDKARDRAASIFKGKPLPGILLESRMDVQEEKEDCSTDQTSPVPAATLDQSHVRTMEQDESAPHNEEVTPEEDVGPAIKRNPEPEEEPEVDKDSSRKSVEAMMADWREDLEAFQQMEDEL, from the exons GACCATGCGTACCCAGCAGATGAGCTGATGCCTCTGACGTGTCGGGGGAGGGTGCGTGGGCTGGAGCCCAGTCGGGGAGACGTGGACGACGCACTGGGGAA GTTCTCTCTCACCCTCATCGATACCTTGGACACTCTAGTG CTCTTAAACAAGACGACAGAGTTTGAAGAAGCAGTGCGGAGAGTGTTGACAGATGTGCGACTGGACAATGACATCGTGGTGTCTGTCTTTGAGACCAACATCCGTGTGCTGGG AGGGCTGCTAGGGGGCCACTCCATGGCGGTGATGCTGAAGGATACAGGGTATCACATGCAGTGGTACCAGGATGAGCTGCTCCACATGGCCAAAGACGTGGGTCTCAGACTCCTGCCTGCCTTCAACACCAGCAGTGGCCTGCCTTACCCCAGG GTAAACTTGAAGCATGGCATCAGGGGTCCTGAGAGTCGGACGGGCACAGAGACGGACACCTGCACAGCTTGTGCTGGCACAATTATCCTGGAGTTCGCTGCCTTGAGTCGCTTCACTGGGGACCCTGTGTTTGAG GTCCATGCACGGAGAGCCCTCGACTTCCTGTGGGAGAAGAGGCAGAGGAATAGCAACCTGGTGGGAACAACCATCAACATCCACTCAGGAGAGTGGGTCcgcaggg ACAGCGGAGTGGGAGCAGGGATTGACTCGTATTATGAGTACCTGCTGAAGGCCTATATTCTCCTGGGAGATGACCTGTTTCTGCAGCGCTTCAACATT CACTATGCGTCTATAATGAAGTACATCAGCCAGCCTCCTCTCCTGCTGGACGTTCACATCCACAAGCCTCTGCTGCCTGCTCGCACCTGGATGGACTCCCTCCTGGCCTTCTTCCCTGGGCTGCAG GTGTTGAAGGGAGATATCCGGCCGGCCATTGAGACCCATGAGATGCTGTATCAAGTCACCAAGAAACACAACTTCCTCCCAGAG GCATTCACCACTGATTTCAGGGTACATTGGGCTCAGCATCCACTAAGACCTGAGTTTGCAGAGAGCACTTATTTCCTATACAAG GCTACCAAAGACCCCTACTACCTGGAGGTAGGCCGCACAGTGCTGGACAACCTGAACCGATTTGCCCGGGTCCCCTGTGGCTTTGCTGCCATGAAGGACGTGCGCACCGGGAGCCACGAGGACCG AATGGACTCTTTCTTCTTGGCAGAGATGTTCAAGTACCTGTTCCTTCTGTTTGCGGAAGAGGAAGATCTGACGTTTAATGTTGAGGATTATATCTTCACCACCGAGGCACACCTTCTGCCCCTGTCCCTGTCCACTGCTCCTCACGCCCCCTCTCCTCCCGCCAACACCACGGTACAGGCTCCATCTCTGCCTCATCTCTCCGCCTATGTCAAATCTCTTTGG AACCTCCGAGATCCAATCAGGAGTGCTGTGGACAAGAGTTGTCCCCGTCCTGCCATTCACCG TGAGCCGGGGATGGGTCGCCCacctctgaaggctcaggacttCATGGCCAACAACCCTGATCACCTGGAGCTGCTGAGGAGGATGGGAGTCAGCCTTATTCACCTTAAAGACGGCAGAGTGCAGCTGGTCCAACACGCTACACAG GCGGTCAGTGCTGTGGCAGCAGAGGACGGGATGCGCTTCATGCAGGAGATGATGGAGCTGTCCAGCCAGCAGCAGAAGGAGCAGCTCCCTCCGCGCGCCGTACAGATCATCTCACACCCCTTCTTCGGCAGAGTGGTGCTGACCGCTGGCCCAGCACAGTTTGGCACAGACCTTTCCAAGAGCATCACGGGG GTTCGTGGGTTTGTGACAGTGGCTGAACCCTACAGTGGCTGTGCGGAACTGAGCAACGCTGCCTTTGTACAGGGCCGCATTGCTCTGCTGCAGCGGGGCCAATGTATGTTTGCTGAGAAGGCCAGACACATCATGAAGGCTGGGGCCATCGGAGGCATCGTCATCG aTGACAACGAGGGTAGCAGCAGTGACACTGCTCCCCTCTTCCAGATGGCCGGCGACGGCCGCAACACAGACGACGTCACTttgcccctcctcttcctcttctacaAGGAAGGCAACATCCTGTTGGAGGCTCTCAAGGAGTACAGGGAGGTGGAGGTGCTGCTGAGCGACAAGGCCAGAGACAGAG CAGCCTCTATATTCAAAGGTAAACCTCTCCCTGGCATCCTGCTGGAAAGCA GGATGGATGttcaggaggagaaggaagattgTTCAACAGACCAAACTTCACCTGTCCCTGCAGCAACTCTCGACCAGTCACACGTGAGGACTATGGAGCAGGATGAATCAGCTCCCCACAATGAGGAAGTGACTCCTGAGGAAGATGTGGGACCTGCCATTAAGAGGAACCCTGAGCCAGAGGAGGAGCCTGAGGTTGACAAGGACTCTAGCAGAAAATCAGTGGAAGCCATGATGGCTGATTGGCGAGAGGACTTAGAAGCGTTTCAGCAGATGGAGGATGAGCTTTGA
- the LOC111972146 gene encoding ER degradation-enhancing alpha-mannosidase-like protein 3 isoform X1 — translation MSTLLLLLLLSNLCRLGQSMSREEKLKLRNQVVEMFDHAYSNYMDHAYPADELMPLTCRGRVRGLEPSRGDVDDALGKFSLTLIDTLDTLVLLNKTTEFEEAVRRVLTDVRLDNDIVVSVFETNIRVLGGLLGGHSMAVMLKDTGYHMQWYQDELLHMAKDVGLRLLPAFNTSSGLPYPRVNLKHGIRGPESRTGTETDTCTACAGTIILEFAALSRFTGDPVFEVHARRALDFLWEKRQRNSNLVGTTINIHSGEWVRRDSGVGAGIDSYYEYLLKAYILLGDDLFLQRFNIHYASIMKYISQPPLLLDVHIHKPLLPARTWMDSLLAFFPGLQVLKGDIRPAIETHEMLYQVTKKHNFLPEAFTTDFRVHWAQHPLRPEFAESTYFLYKATKDPYYLEVGRTVLDNLNRFARVPCGFAAMKDVRTGSHEDRMDSFFLAEMFKYLFLLFAEEEDLTFNVEDYIFTTEAHLLPLSLSTAPHAPSPPANTTVQAPSLPHLSAYVKSLWSEEELDDSNFDWTCPNTRLLFPDPAFPQNLRDPIRSAVDKSCPRPAIHREPGMGRPPLKAQDFMANNPDHLELLRRMGVSLIHLKDGRVQLVQHATQAVSAVAAEDGMRFMQEMMELSSQQQKEQLPPRAVQIISHPFFGRVVLTAGPAQFGTDLSKSITGVRGFVTVAEPYSGCAELSNAAFVQGRIALLQRGQCMFAEKARHIMKAGAIGGIVIDDNEGSSSDTAPLFQMAGDGRNTDDVTLPLLFLFYKEGNILLEALKEYREVEVLLSDKARDRAASIFKGKPLPGILLESRMDVQEEKEDCSTDQTSPVPAATLDQSHVRTMEQDESAPHNEEVTPEEDVGPAIKRNPEPEEEPEVDKDSSRKSVEAMMADWREDLEAFQQMEDEL, via the exons GACCATGCGTACCCAGCAGATGAGCTGATGCCTCTGACGTGTCGGGGGAGGGTGCGTGGGCTGGAGCCCAGTCGGGGAGACGTGGACGACGCACTGGGGAA GTTCTCTCTCACCCTCATCGATACCTTGGACACTCTAGTG CTCTTAAACAAGACGACAGAGTTTGAAGAAGCAGTGCGGAGAGTGTTGACAGATGTGCGACTGGACAATGACATCGTGGTGTCTGTCTTTGAGACCAACATCCGTGTGCTGGG AGGGCTGCTAGGGGGCCACTCCATGGCGGTGATGCTGAAGGATACAGGGTATCACATGCAGTGGTACCAGGATGAGCTGCTCCACATGGCCAAAGACGTGGGTCTCAGACTCCTGCCTGCCTTCAACACCAGCAGTGGCCTGCCTTACCCCAGG GTAAACTTGAAGCATGGCATCAGGGGTCCTGAGAGTCGGACGGGCACAGAGACGGACACCTGCACAGCTTGTGCTGGCACAATTATCCTGGAGTTCGCTGCCTTGAGTCGCTTCACTGGGGACCCTGTGTTTGAG GTCCATGCACGGAGAGCCCTCGACTTCCTGTGGGAGAAGAGGCAGAGGAATAGCAACCTGGTGGGAACAACCATCAACATCCACTCAGGAGAGTGGGTCcgcaggg ACAGCGGAGTGGGAGCAGGGATTGACTCGTATTATGAGTACCTGCTGAAGGCCTATATTCTCCTGGGAGATGACCTGTTTCTGCAGCGCTTCAACATT CACTATGCGTCTATAATGAAGTACATCAGCCAGCCTCCTCTCCTGCTGGACGTTCACATCCACAAGCCTCTGCTGCCTGCTCGCACCTGGATGGACTCCCTCCTGGCCTTCTTCCCTGGGCTGCAG GTGTTGAAGGGAGATATCCGGCCGGCCATTGAGACCCATGAGATGCTGTATCAAGTCACCAAGAAACACAACTTCCTCCCAGAG GCATTCACCACTGATTTCAGGGTACATTGGGCTCAGCATCCACTAAGACCTGAGTTTGCAGAGAGCACTTATTTCCTATACAAG GCTACCAAAGACCCCTACTACCTGGAGGTAGGCCGCACAGTGCTGGACAACCTGAACCGATTTGCCCGGGTCCCCTGTGGCTTTGCTGCCATGAAGGACGTGCGCACCGGGAGCCACGAGGACCG AATGGACTCTTTCTTCTTGGCAGAGATGTTCAAGTACCTGTTCCTTCTGTTTGCGGAAGAGGAAGATCTGACGTTTAATGTTGAGGATTATATCTTCACCACCGAGGCACACCTTCTGCCCCTGTCCCTGTCCACTGCTCCTCACGCCCCCTCTCCTCCCGCCAACACCACGGTACAGGCTCCATCTCTGCCTCATCTCTCCGCCTATGTCAAATCTCTTTGG TCAGAGGAGGAGTTGGATGACTCTAACTTTGATTGGACCTGCCCCAACACACGCCTCCTTTTCCCCGACCCCGCCTTTCCACAGAACCTCCGAGATCCAATCAGGAGTGCTGTGGACAAGAGTTGTCCCCGTCCTGCCATTCACCG TGAGCCGGGGATGGGTCGCCCacctctgaaggctcaggacttCATGGCCAACAACCCTGATCACCTGGAGCTGCTGAGGAGGATGGGAGTCAGCCTTATTCACCTTAAAGACGGCAGAGTGCAGCTGGTCCAACACGCTACACAG GCGGTCAGTGCTGTGGCAGCAGAGGACGGGATGCGCTTCATGCAGGAGATGATGGAGCTGTCCAGCCAGCAGCAGAAGGAGCAGCTCCCTCCGCGCGCCGTACAGATCATCTCACACCCCTTCTTCGGCAGAGTGGTGCTGACCGCTGGCCCAGCACAGTTTGGCACAGACCTTTCCAAGAGCATCACGGGG GTTCGTGGGTTTGTGACAGTGGCTGAACCCTACAGTGGCTGTGCGGAACTGAGCAACGCTGCCTTTGTACAGGGCCGCATTGCTCTGCTGCAGCGGGGCCAATGTATGTTTGCTGAGAAGGCCAGACACATCATGAAGGCTGGGGCCATCGGAGGCATCGTCATCG aTGACAACGAGGGTAGCAGCAGTGACACTGCTCCCCTCTTCCAGATGGCCGGCGACGGCCGCAACACAGACGACGTCACTttgcccctcctcttcctcttctacaAGGAAGGCAACATCCTGTTGGAGGCTCTCAAGGAGTACAGGGAGGTGGAGGTGCTGCTGAGCGACAAGGCCAGAGACAGAG CAGCCTCTATATTCAAAGGTAAACCTCTCCCTGGCATCCTGCTGGAAAGCA GGATGGATGttcaggaggagaaggaagattgTTCAACAGACCAAACTTCACCTGTCCCTGCAGCAACTCTCGACCAGTCACACGTGAGGACTATGGAGCAGGATGAATCAGCTCCCCACAATGAGGAAGTGACTCCTGAGGAAGATGTGGGACCTGCCATTAAGAGGAACCCTGAGCCAGAGGAGGAGCCTGAGGTTGACAAGGACTCTAGCAGAAAATCAGTGGAAGCCATGATGGCTGATTGGCGAGAGGACTTAGAAGCGTTTCAGCAGATGGAGGATGAGCTTTGA